The following proteins are co-located in the Polystyrenella longa genome:
- a CDS encoding DUF1553 domain-containing protein: MPNLEPSSRRYPLRAHLWPAPLFCLIALICLVMPGMTATVRAEAEPAQIEFFEKSIRPLLLKHCAECHGEKKQEMGIRFDNGSFIKGLEDYEEMVLTADPDHSRLMEVIIYADDDTQMPPEQKMSDEEIGQIRKWIVDGAYWPEEEMKEGPKLGGPYDFESLRKEHWSYRPIEDPALPEVTQTERVKTSVDKFVLKKLEENNLTMNPPADKRTLIRRLKFDLLGLPPTWEEVQAFEQNESPEAFSELVETYLAAPEYGQRWGRHWLDVARYADTKGYVFTAEPRFGYSYTYRDYVIESFNADKPYDQFLIEQLAADSLDLEEPKKELAAMGFLTVGRRFRNNSHDIIDDRIDVVTRGLMGMTVGCARCHDHKYDPIPTEDYYSLYGVFASSHEPDESVLPLIGDPLDEVAHEQFKTELAQLAEELDKFEREQVTKLEHETRHHTVSYLLKNLAGGEDVPPEYASAYDKYEPRRGIIDRWNGYLKKQQDVNHPVWGPWVTLSGLKAEELQQKTTDEIKQLLQSASTNPIITGSLANRNITSMNDVALAYGDVFRQVETKWMEQEDKSTGLADSSLETIRQELYSPGTPFDLNYDQWKGNFDRAVRNHQQNISKKQNKLRATSPGAPPRAMVMLDNAKPTEPVVFVRGVAGRRGDQIPRRFFKILDDEERQPFQQGSGRLELAKKIASPDNPLTARVFANRVWMLHFGNGLVRTPSDFGARSEPPTHPELLDHLATHFIQNGWSVKELHRLIVNSSTYQQSGAPKPEAVSVDSENRLLWKMPRRRLEFEAMRDSMLAVGGKLDSKHGGKGVDLDTSDRRTVYGFIDRNNLPTLFRVFDMASPDVSTPKRPQTTVPQQALFSMNSPFVISQAKSLASRSFEVGGEEPQSRIAAMYKLTFAREPSEAEASAALAFLQMSEETTSKEKPEEKEFARWDKLAQVLLMTNEFMFVD, encoded by the coding sequence ATGCCTAATCTGGAACCTTCATCGCGACGATACCCTCTTCGTGCCCACCTCTGGCCTGCCCCTCTGTTTTGTCTGATCGCATTGATCTGTCTAGTAATGCCGGGGATGACAGCGACCGTCCGCGCAGAAGCGGAACCAGCTCAGATCGAGTTTTTCGAAAAATCGATTCGGCCTCTGCTCCTCAAACACTGTGCGGAATGCCATGGTGAAAAGAAGCAGGAGATGGGTATTCGATTCGATAATGGATCCTTCATCAAGGGGCTCGAAGATTACGAAGAAATGGTCCTCACTGCCGACCCGGATCATAGTCGTTTGATGGAAGTCATCATCTATGCGGACGATGACACTCAGATGCCCCCCGAACAGAAAATGAGCGACGAAGAGATCGGCCAGATTCGCAAGTGGATCGTCGACGGCGCCTACTGGCCGGAAGAAGAAATGAAAGAGGGTCCCAAACTGGGTGGCCCCTATGACTTTGAATCTCTTCGCAAAGAGCATTGGTCTTATCGACCAATTGAAGACCCCGCCCTGCCCGAAGTCACTCAGACAGAGCGTGTAAAGACATCCGTTGACAAATTCGTGTTGAAGAAACTCGAAGAAAACAATTTGACGATGAATCCGCCAGCCGACAAACGGACTTTGATTCGCCGGTTGAAATTCGATCTTCTTGGTCTTCCTCCCACCTGGGAAGAGGTGCAGGCATTCGAACAGAATGAATCGCCAGAAGCATTTTCAGAACTCGTAGAAACTTATCTGGCCGCTCCTGAATATGGGCAGCGCTGGGGACGACACTGGCTCGACGTCGCTCGTTATGCAGATACCAAAGGATATGTCTTCACGGCGGAGCCTCGATTTGGGTATTCGTATACTTATCGTGATTATGTCATTGAATCGTTCAACGCGGACAAACCTTACGATCAGTTTCTCATCGAACAACTGGCGGCAGATAGTCTCGATCTGGAAGAACCGAAAAAAGAACTCGCGGCGATGGGGTTTCTGACCGTCGGTCGACGTTTTCGAAACAACTCTCACGATATCATTGATGACCGGATCGATGTGGTGACTCGTGGTTTAATGGGAATGACTGTCGGATGCGCTCGCTGTCACGATCACAAATACGACCCGATCCCCACCGAAGATTATTATTCTCTGTATGGGGTCTTTGCCAGTTCCCACGAGCCGGATGAATCCGTCCTGCCACTGATTGGTGATCCGCTTGACGAGGTCGCCCATGAACAATTCAAAACAGAACTGGCCCAACTGGCCGAGGAACTGGACAAATTCGAACGGGAACAGGTCACCAAACTTGAACATGAGACGCGGCATCACACCGTTTCTTATCTCCTTAAGAATCTGGCTGGTGGTGAAGACGTGCCGCCGGAATATGCGTCCGCCTACGATAAATACGAACCTCGAAGAGGAATCATTGATCGGTGGAACGGATATCTAAAAAAACAACAGGATGTGAACCACCCCGTCTGGGGTCCGTGGGTCACTTTATCCGGATTGAAGGCAGAAGAGCTTCAACAGAAAACGACCGATGAAATCAAACAGTTACTCCAATCGGCCTCCACGAATCCGATTATCACAGGGAGTCTGGCGAATCGCAACATCACTTCGATGAACGATGTTGCGTTGGCTTATGGTGATGTGTTTCGACAAGTGGAAACAAAATGGATGGAACAGGAAGACAAGTCGACAGGATTGGCCGACAGTTCTCTGGAGACGATCCGTCAGGAACTGTACAGCCCCGGAACACCGTTTGATTTGAATTACGATCAGTGGAAAGGAAACTTCGATCGGGCCGTCCGAAATCACCAGCAGAATATCTCCAAGAAACAAAACAAACTGCGGGCCACTTCTCCAGGAGCGCCGCCCCGTGCAATGGTGATGCTGGATAATGCGAAACCGACAGAGCCCGTCGTGTTCGTTCGAGGTGTGGCCGGCCGGCGAGGCGATCAGATTCCTCGACGGTTCTTCAAAATTCTAGACGACGAAGAACGTCAACCGTTCCAGCAAGGAAGTGGTCGCCTGGAACTGGCCAAAAAGATTGCGAGCCCGGATAACCCATTAACAGCCCGCGTGTTTGCGAATCGAGTCTGGATGCTGCACTTCGGTAATGGTCTTGTTCGTACGCCAAGCGACTTTGGTGCCCGCAGCGAACCACCCACTCACCCCGAGTTACTCGACCATCTGGCAACGCATTTCATTCAGAACGGTTGGTCGGTGAAAGAGCTTCATCGACTTATCGTCAATTCATCAACGTATCAGCAAAGCGGTGCCCCCAAACCGGAGGCCGTGAGCGTCGATTCCGAGAACCGGCTGCTGTGGAAGATGCCACGCCGTCGTCTGGAATTTGAAGCGATGCGGGATTCAATGTTGGCTGTCGGCGGTAAACTTGACTCTAAACATGGCGGTAAAGGGGTTGATCTCGATACGAGTGATCGACGTACTGTTTACGGATTCATCGATCGTAACAATCTACCTACGCTATTCCGTGTCTTCGACATGGCGAGCCCCGATGTCTCCACACCAAAGCGGCCGCAGACTACTGTACCGCAGCAGGCATTATTCAGCATGAACTCTCCTTTTGTCATTTCACAGGCCAAAAGTCTTGCGAGTCGATCTTTCGAAGTCGGTGGCGAAGAGCCACAGTCTCGGATCGCAGCAATGTATAAACTGACTTTTGCTCGTGAACCGAGCGAAGCGGAAGCATCCGCCGCCCTGGCCTTTTTACAGATGAGCGAAGAGACGACTTCGAAAGAGAAGCCGGAAGAGAAAGAGTTCGCTCGCTGGGACAAACTGGCTCAGGTCTTATTGATGACCAATGAATTTATGTTTGTCGATTAA
- a CDS encoding phosphatidylserine decarboxylase family protein, whose amino-acid sequence MSDIQPVPESSKSLSTPSYPLLDPEPMDPQLTTIQPGGGVVIKMEMLWGKFRRTWLKLFRGGYVRRMQELRKGSVNPCPHDVLDPRDLKFYQNQEGYYWEKKDDPFTGRDKIPFARVGLAELLVFSLLCFVPPLILLPILIGAPINVWSVLGWMVVAAGLIKGILIVWFFRDPERNVPTDPGLVISPADGKVVLIEEIEHDEHIGGPAVLIGVFLSIFNVHMNRSPIEARVIGLKYRPGKYLNAIRPESARENEQLAVKIQEISAPHRCMVVRQITGAIARRIVCWVKPGDLLNRGERFGMIKLGSRTELVLPREEGMEIVTKLGENIKAGKSILIRYKSE is encoded by the coding sequence ATGTCCGATATTCAGCCTGTTCCGGAGTCCAGTAAGTCCCTGTCGACTCCTTCTTATCCGTTGCTCGATCCCGAACCGATGGATCCCCAACTGACAACCATTCAGCCTGGTGGCGGGGTTGTCATTAAAATGGAAATGTTATGGGGCAAATTCCGACGTACCTGGCTCAAACTATTCCGTGGAGGCTACGTTCGGCGGATGCAGGAACTGCGGAAGGGGTCTGTGAATCCCTGTCCGCATGATGTCCTCGACCCCCGTGACCTGAAGTTTTATCAGAACCAGGAAGGGTATTACTGGGAGAAGAAAGATGATCCCTTCACTGGTCGCGATAAAATTCCGTTTGCTCGTGTGGGACTGGCGGAACTGCTTGTCTTCTCGTTGCTCTGCTTTGTGCCTCCGCTGATTCTGTTGCCCATCCTGATTGGGGCTCCTATCAACGTGTGGTCCGTTCTGGGATGGATGGTGGTCGCGGCCGGCTTAATCAAAGGGATTTTGATCGTCTGGTTCTTCCGCGATCCGGAAAGGAACGTTCCTACCGACCCAGGGCTGGTTATCTCTCCCGCAGATGGAAAAGTAGTTCTGATCGAAGAGATCGAACATGACGAACATATCGGTGGTCCCGCTGTCTTAATCGGTGTTTTTCTCTCCATCTTTAACGTACATATGAATCGTTCACCGATAGAGGCGCGTGTCATTGGTTTGAAATACCGTCCTGGGAAATACCTGAACGCCATCCGTCCCGAGTCCGCCCGAGAGAATGAACAACTGGCGGTGAAAATCCAAGAGATCAGTGCTCCGCATCGTTGCATGGTCGTACGTCAGATCACGGGGGCCATCGCTCGCCGGATTGTCTGCTGGGTCAAACCGGGGGACCTGCTCAATCGCGGGGAACGGTTTGGAATGATCAAATTGGGCTCCCGAACCGAGCTCGTTTTACCTCGCGAAGAGGGTATGGAGATCGTCACGAAACTGGGAGAGAATATCAAAGCGGGAAAATCGATACTGATCCGGTATAAATCCGAATAA
- the pssA gene encoding CDP-diacylglycerol--serine O-phosphatidyltransferase, whose amino-acid sequence MNRNLNRKQKMFAVFPTLLTLGNAACGFGSITFAAKIGPESSEGNNLFIAAGLIFLAMLFDALDGSAARWAKQTSDFGAQLDSLCDAISSGVAPAFLMLQFSHEYHSRFLWVIAVLFVLCAVLRLARFNVETDEEDSHEFFSGLPAPAAAGLIASFPIAMRGLLSWKETAKEEWFLNFLDWLMMFMKQGLPFIMLAAACLMVSRIRYVHVFNAFLRGRHSRKQLIQIVFTLAIIVVFNELALPLVLCYITFLPPVQAFLKEFRGGRLSFRGNKPAESETPLPDEFASSEEIVTPGPLEESDEEQARDDSPPMA is encoded by the coding sequence TTGAACCGTAACCTGAATCGCAAACAAAAAATGTTCGCCGTCTTCCCGACCTTGCTCACCTTGGGCAATGCGGCGTGTGGATTCGGTAGTATTACGTTTGCTGCGAAGATCGGACCGGAGTCGAGCGAGGGAAACAACCTGTTTATTGCGGCAGGTTTAATTTTTCTGGCAATGCTGTTTGATGCTCTTGATGGGAGTGCCGCTCGCTGGGCGAAACAAACCTCCGACTTCGGAGCGCAACTGGACAGCTTGTGCGACGCGATCAGTTCCGGTGTCGCTCCGGCATTTCTGATGCTGCAATTCTCCCACGAATACCATTCCCGCTTTTTGTGGGTCATCGCGGTTCTATTTGTCTTATGTGCCGTCCTGCGACTGGCGCGCTTCAATGTGGAAACTGACGAGGAGGATTCGCACGAATTCTTCAGCGGTTTACCCGCTCCGGCCGCAGCCGGATTGATCGCCTCATTCCCGATCGCCATGCGTGGCTTGTTAAGCTGGAAAGAGACGGCGAAAGAAGAATGGTTCCTGAACTTTCTCGACTGGCTTATGATGTTCATGAAGCAGGGACTTCCTTTTATCATGCTGGCTGCTGCCTGCCTGATGGTTTCTCGCATTCGTTATGTTCATGTCTTCAACGCTTTCCTGCGAGGCCGCCATTCTCGCAAACAACTCATTCAGATTGTCTTTACGCTGGCAATCATAGTTGTCTTCAATGAACTCGCATTGCCACTGGTGCTCTGTTACATCACCTTTCTGCCCCCCGTGCAAGCTTTCCTGAAAGAGTTCCGAGGGGGGCGTCTCTCCTTTCGAGGCAATAAACCAGCGGAGAGCGAAACGCCATTGCCCGACGAATTCGCCAGTTCAGAAGAGATCGTGACTCCCGGTCCTCTGGAAGAGAGCGACGAAGAGCAAGCCCGCGACGATTCTCCGCCAATGGCGTAA
- a CDS encoding putative zinc-binding metallopeptidase has translation MKTFPCTCGNTLFFDSQRCVACGIESGLCSTCDHIAPLLDRESEIRCGNRVCGVRVQKCAADQGCNRLLPYHPDNDTDELCDYCALTTVTPDLSVEGNLEKWQRLERAKRRVLCILDQAGFPFRPDKDPTTPELTFKFKADEEKPVMTGHISGCITINIKEADSVVREQARVDFGEPHRTLVGHFRHELGHYFWDRLVLKKCEGPFRELFGDERNPTYKDALDAYYKNGPAQNWPAEYVSAYSSMHPWEDFAETFNVYLDMMTVLITADNFNVVQNDLNDFEGMMTHYAQVGMIANEFNRDMGLLDLVPEVFVPQVREKLRFIHKLRLRS, from the coding sequence ATGAAGACCTTTCCTTGCACCTGTGGCAATACCTTGTTTTTTGACAGTCAACGTTGCGTGGCCTGTGGAATTGAATCCGGGCTGTGCTCCACCTGCGATCACATCGCCCCGCTGCTGGATCGTGAGAGTGAAATCCGCTGTGGCAATCGGGTGTGCGGCGTGCGGGTACAGAAATGTGCAGCTGATCAGGGATGTAACAGACTGCTCCCCTACCATCCGGACAATGACACTGATGAATTGTGCGATTATTGTGCACTGACGACAGTGACCCCGGATTTGTCGGTGGAGGGAAATTTAGAGAAATGGCAGCGGCTGGAGCGAGCGAAACGCCGGGTGCTCTGCATTCTCGACCAGGCGGGATTCCCTTTTCGACCAGATAAAGATCCGACAACTCCTGAGCTAACCTTTAAATTCAAAGCGGATGAAGAAAAACCGGTGATGACGGGGCACATCTCAGGGTGCATTACCATCAATATTAAAGAGGCGGATAGTGTTGTACGAGAACAGGCGCGGGTCGATTTTGGAGAACCTCACCGGACCTTGGTTGGACATTTTCGGCACGAGCTAGGCCACTATTTCTGGGACCGACTTGTCCTGAAGAAATGCGAAGGCCCCTTCCGCGAGCTCTTTGGGGACGAACGGAATCCGACTTACAAAGACGCTCTGGATGCTTACTATAAAAACGGACCTGCTCAGAACTGGCCAGCAGAATATGTTTCCGCTTATTCCAGCATGCACCCGTGGGAAGACTTCGCTGAAACCTTCAACGTCTATCTCGATATGATGACTGTTCTGATTACTGCCGACAACTTCAACGTCGTCCAGAATGATCTCAACGATTTTGAGGGAATGATGACCCACTACGCCCAAGTTGGAATGATCGCCAATGAGTTTAACCGGGACATGGGGTTACTCGACCTGGTCCCCGAGGTTTTCGTTCCCCAGGTACGGGAGAAGCTGCGATTCATTCACAAACTGCGGTTGCGATCTTAA
- a CDS encoding alpha-amylase family glycosyl hydrolase translates to MTTENVSANVKGMGSIIHEAGVAFRVWAPHAEQVSVIGNFNNWNPEDHLMEQEGNGYWYLNIEQAKAGDEYQYWITNGDFQAGRIDPYARKVTNSSGNSVIYDTSFDWGDDNFEFSSLNELVIYEMHVGTFNRTRKTGPGRFFEATKRFKHLKRLGVNAIEIMPVAEFAGDWSWGYNPAHIFAVEEAYGGPDGFKEMIKAAHAEGIAIIADVVYNHFGPSDLDLWQFDGWSENGKGGIYFYNDWRSSTPWGDTRPDYGRGEVRQYIRDNAMMWLDEYHVDGLRYDMTAYIRKVNGIDESDIPEGWGLLQWINGEIASKYPRKILIAEDLQGNEYLTRRVEEQGAGFSTQWDGFFVHPVRNAVQQLNDADRNMWEVSNSLQHRYNLDAFQRVVYSESHDEIANGKARVPEEIDPDDPENYFAQKRSVLAAALALTAPGIPMIMQGQEFLEDGWFDDEDPLDWERWHEFKGITRLYQDLISLRLNVYGKSKGLTGQNIKVHHVNDEDKVIAYHRWYDGGPGDDVVVVMNFANRTWDHYEIGVPDPGEWKLLFNSDWTGYSDEFNDFPVSSITASTTARDGLGATAEISLGAYSILIYGRVE, encoded by the coding sequence ATGACCACAGAAAATGTTTCCGCTAATGTAAAAGGGATGGGTTCGATTATTCACGAGGCGGGCGTTGCCTTCCGGGTGTGGGCTCCTCATGCAGAGCAGGTCTCGGTTATAGGAAATTTCAACAACTGGAATCCCGAGGACCATCTGATGGAGCAGGAAGGAAATGGCTATTGGTACCTCAATATCGAACAGGCAAAAGCGGGGGATGAATATCAATACTGGATTACGAACGGCGATTTTCAGGCAGGGCGGATTGATCCCTATGCTCGCAAAGTTACGAATTCCTCCGGAAATAGCGTGATCTACGATACGTCGTTCGATTGGGGAGACGACAATTTTGAATTCTCTAGTTTGAACGAGTTGGTTATTTATGAAATGCATGTCGGGACCTTCAACCGAACCCGTAAAACAGGGCCGGGCCGATTTTTCGAAGCGACTAAGCGGTTTAAGCATCTGAAAAGACTCGGCGTAAACGCGATTGAAATTATGCCCGTCGCCGAGTTCGCTGGTGATTGGTCGTGGGGGTACAACCCGGCCCATATTTTTGCCGTTGAAGAAGCTTATGGTGGACCGGACGGATTTAAAGAGATGATCAAAGCGGCTCATGCGGAAGGGATCGCCATTATTGCCGATGTTGTTTACAACCATTTCGGACCTAGCGATCTCGACCTCTGGCAGTTCGACGGTTGGAGTGAAAACGGGAAAGGGGGCATCTACTTCTACAACGACTGGCGATCATCGACTCCTTGGGGAGACACCAGGCCAGACTACGGACGTGGTGAAGTTCGGCAGTATATTCGCGACAACGCGATGATGTGGCTCGATGAATATCATGTCGATGGGCTGCGATATGATATGACGGCCTACATCCGTAAGGTTAACGGCATTGATGAATCGGACATCCCGGAAGGCTGGGGGCTGTTACAATGGATCAACGGAGAAATCGCCAGCAAATATCCACGGAAGATACTCATCGCCGAAGACTTACAGGGTAATGAATATCTGACTCGACGGGTGGAAGAGCAGGGGGCCGGTTTCTCGACTCAATGGGATGGCTTTTTCGTTCACCCGGTAAGGAATGCCGTTCAGCAACTCAACGACGCTGACCGAAACATGTGGGAGGTGAGTAATAGCCTCCAGCATCGTTACAACCTTGATGCGTTTCAGCGAGTGGTTTACAGCGAATCGCACGACGAAATCGCTAACGGCAAAGCACGAGTTCCCGAGGAAATCGATCCGGATGATCCCGAAAACTATTTCGCACAGAAACGATCCGTTCTGGCGGCAGCACTCGCGCTCACAGCCCCCGGTATTCCGATGATAATGCAGGGACAAGAATTCCTGGAGGATGGCTGGTTCGACGATGAAGACCCACTGGACTGGGAACGCTGGCATGAGTTCAAAGGAATCACGCGGTTGTATCAGGACCTGATTTCGCTGCGATTGAATGTCTACGGCAAATCGAAAGGCTTAACAGGCCAGAACATCAAAGTTCATCATGTAAATGATGAGGACAAAGTGATCGCCTATCATCGCTGGTATGACGGTGGCCCGGGAGATGACGTTGTCGTTGTAATGAACTTTGCCAATCGAACCTGGGACCATTATGAGATAGGAGTCCCCGATCCGGGAGAATGGAAACTGTTGTTCAACTCCGACTGGACCGGCTACAGCGATGAATTCAACGATTTTCCTGTGTCCAGCATTACGGCGAGTACAACCGCCCGCGATGGACTGGGAGCGACTGCCGAGATCAGCCTCGGTGCCTATTCGATCCTGATCTACGGACGAGTCGAATAA